One window of Nymphaea colorata isolate Beijing-Zhang1983 chromosome 1, ASM883128v2, whole genome shotgun sequence genomic DNA carries:
- the LOC116246197 gene encoding inhibitor of trypsin and hageman factor-like, protein MATTIQARVMGTALLFFFLLSASSIAQAATCKGKSAWPELVGKDGSTAEAIIKAENHRVNFVFTVQEGSSVIQNFDCRRVFVWVNTHGKIYLVQRLG, encoded by the exons ATGGCAACCACAATCCAAGCCCGAGTCATGGGGACTGCcctgctcttcttcttcctcctttctgcCTCTTCCATTGCCCAAGCCGCCACCTGCAAAG GGAAGAGTGCATGGCCGGAGCTGGTAGGCAAGGATGGATCGACTGCAGAAGCCATCATAAAAGCTGAGAACCACCGTGTGAACTTTGTCTTCACCGTCCAAGAAGGATCCTCTGTAATCCAGAATTTTGACTGCCGACGGGTGTTTGTCTGGGTTAACACACACGGCAAGATTTACCTTGTTCAGAGACTGGGGTAG